CAACGATATGGAAGTGTACTGTGATTTGACTCTCCGAAGCCCCGTCACTCGACAGGCGTTCCGGACGGTATCGAAACGGTCAATTCATTCCGGAACACGCCGTATCGCTCCGACTCCCGTCCGTCACCTCGGCCGCCTGAAGTGGGCGGAAGCCCGGCCCCACACCGCCACACAGGGGTCCAACCAGGCATTATGCGTGCGGAGTTGAGCGACCGCACGACTCCGTGGACTCATTCGCGAGCACGGTGGCTCTTTTCGTCGCACCCATCGGGCCGCAAGGGCCGAGAGGAATAGGTGCTGCCCACAGCTTTTCCGCGGCGTCGTCGCGCCGGGCGGCAAGTGGTCAAGACCAATTCGGGTCGAGCCGGCGACGTCCGGACGACGGCGGCCGCCCCGACCATTCCACTCCCCCGCCGAATTGGGCGACCGTAAATGGGGAACCCCTGGGAATGTCTTTAGATTGATTTTTTCCGCCCGGGCCCTCTTCGCAAGAGAATCCGGGCGGCGTCGACCCCCTGACCCGTCCGCGCCGGGATCAGCCCACCCAGTTACCCGTGAGGCCGAGCACCGCCGAACCGTCCAGGTCGGCGAGCTTGGTACCGGTGAAGCCGCGCGCCCAGTCCGACGTCTGGATACGGAACGCGGGCCGGTCCGCGGTGAGCGCCTCCAGCACGGCCTCGGCGGCCTCGGCCGGGGTCTGCGCGCCGTCGAGGAACTGCCCGACGGTGCGGTCCAGATAGGCCTGCAGCGCGTCGGCGTAGGGGCCCGCGGCGGCGACCTCGCCCGCCAGGTCGAGCCCGATGTTGTTGACGAACTCGGTCGCCACGGCGCCGGGCTCGACGACGGAGACCGCCACCCCGAGCCGCGCCGCCACCGGCGCCAGGCTCTCCATGTAGCCCTCGACGGCGAACTTGGCCGCGCAGTAGGCCTCGTTGAAGGGCTGGCCGATGACCCCGCCGACGCTGGTGACGGTGATCAGGCGGCCACCGGAGGCACGCAGGTGCGGCAGTGCCGCCTTCGAGACATGAAGCACCCCGAAGAAGTTGACCTCCATCACCGTGCGCACCTCGGCGACGCTCTCGTTCTCCAGCGTGCCGAGGTGCCCGGCCCCCGCGTTGTTGATCACGGCGTCGAGGCGGCCGTGATCCGCGATCACCCCGTCGATCGCGGCGGCGACGGAGGCCTCGTCGGTGACATCGAGCTGCCGCACGTCGAGCTCCACCCCCGCTTCGGCGGCCGCCCCGCGCAGAGCGTCGGCGCGGCCGGTGTCGCGCAGCGTGGCCACGACCCGCCAGCCCGCCCGGGCCGCGGCGACGGCGGCGGCCAGGCCGATGCCGGAGGACGTGCCGGTGATCAGAACAACCTTGGAAGACATGGCGAACCTTTCGACCCCGTGTGACGGAGCAATTTAAGTGCGTGTACACACACCATAGACATTATGTGCGCACACACGCAACCGGTAGCCTTGCGGCATGGCGAAAAGGAAGCTCACCCAGACCGAGATGCCCGTGGCCGACCACGCCTTCTACGGGCTGGTCTGGGCCGGAGCCGTCCTCACCGAACGCGTGGACCGCGCCCTGACCAAGGCCCACGACCTGCCCGTCTCCTGGTTCGAGGTGATGCTCTGGCTCGCCTCCAGCGCGGACCCGGTCCCCGCCTCCGTGCTCGGCAACAGCACCATGCTCAGCCGCAGCCAGGTCTCCCGTGTGGTCGACGCGCTGCAGACCCGCGGGCTGGTCACCCGCACGCCCTCCGCACGCGACGCACGCTCCGTGGAGGTGTCCCTCACCCCGGAGGGCCGCCGGGTCTTCGAGGAGGCCGATGCCACCCGTCGCTCCTGCCTGGCCCCGGTGTTCACCGATCTCCTCGACGAGGAGGACCTCGCGGCGCTGAGCACGGTGTGGCGGAAGCTGAAGGCCGACAAGGACGCCTGAGAACGGGCCGCCCGCGCCTCAGTGGGCGATCGT
This portion of the Streptomyces caniferus genome encodes:
- a CDS encoding MarR family winged helix-turn-helix transcriptional regulator, with product MAKRKLTQTEMPVADHAFYGLVWAGAVLTERVDRALTKAHDLPVSWFEVMLWLASSADPVPASVLGNSTMLSRSQVSRVVDALQTRGLVTRTPSARDARSVEVSLTPEGRRVFEEADATRRSCLAPVFTDLLDEEDLAALSTVWRKLKADKDA
- a CDS encoding SDR family oxidoreductase; the encoded protein is MSSKVVLITGTSSGIGLAAAVAAARAGWRVVATLRDTGRADALRGAAAEAGVELDVRQLDVTDEASVAAAIDGVIADHGRLDAVINNAGAGHLGTLENESVAEVRTVMEVNFFGVLHVSKAALPHLRASGGRLITVTSVGGVIGQPFNEAYCAAKFAVEGYMESLAPVAARLGVAVSVVEPGAVATEFVNNIGLDLAGEVAAAGPYADALQAYLDRTVGQFLDGAQTPAEAAEAVLEALTADRPAFRIQTSDWARGFTGTKLADLDGSAVLGLTGNWVG